AGACAACGGGCATTCCCATAAGTCCCGTCTAGGAAAATAGCTAGAAAGAGCTTTTTAATGTCTGCTGGAAAGCAGGTTTTTGTTTATGCAAACTAAAAAGCAAAAGAAACAAATAGTTGAAGAAATAGTTTCTAAAGTAAAAGAAGCCAAGGCGGTTGTCTTTTCTGATTTCAAGGGAGTAAAAGTCAAGGATTTGACCTTGCTCAAGAAAGAGCTCAGGAAAGAAGGGGTGGATTTCAAGGTTTCCAAGAAGACTTTGATAAACATTGCTTTCAAGGAAGCTGGAATCGAAGTCGATACCAAAAAAATGGAAGGGCAAGTGGCAGTTTCAATTTCGACTAAGGACGAAGTATCGGCAGCAAAAATTATTGAAAAGTTTGCCAAAACCAATCAGAATCTAAAAATTTTGGGAGGGATTTTGGAAAACAAGTTAATGAGCATTGAGCAGGTGAAAGCTTTGGCCAAGCTTCCAAACAAGGAAGAGATGCTAGGAATGTTGGTCGGAACCATCAAGGCTCCGATTTCCGGATTCGTGAATGTCTGTGCCGGAAATCTTCGGGGATTAGTGCAGGTTTTGAAGGGTATTAGTGAAAGTAAAAATTAATTTTAATAACTACGAATTACGAATCAATTACAAATATACGAATGTACGAATTTGTAGATTTGTAGAAGATTTGTAGATTTGTAGGTATCAACAATATGGGAGACGAGAAAAAAGAGGTAATTATACCGGAAAAATTCAAATCCATTGTTTCTGAAATAGAAAAAATGAGCGTTTTGGATCTTTCTGAATTGGTAAAAGTTCTCGAAGATAAATTCGGAGTAAGCGCAGCCGCTCCTATGATGATGGGAGGAGCTATGCCGGGAGCTGTCGCTGAAGCTGTCGAAGAAAAAACTGAATTCGACGTAGAAATTACTGCCGCTGGAGCGCAAAAGATTAATGCTATTAAAGCTGTCCGAGAAATTACTGGATTGGGACTCAAGGAAGCCAAAGACTTGGTTGATGGAGCTCCAAAAGTAATCAAAGAAAAAGTTACCAAAGCCCAGGCTGAAGAATTCAAGAAAAAGCTTGAAGATGCCGGAGCAACCGTAGTACTCAAATAGCCGAGACTTTTAGATTTATAAAAAAATAGAGGCTTCTATAGAAGCCTCTATTTTTGTAAACAAGTCGAAAGTTATTCAATAAAAGTCAAAGCTTTTCCCATTTTGTCCCCGCGTCCGGTTCGACCGATGCGATGGACGTAGTCGTCGTATGTTTCGGGAGCGTCATAATTAATAACGTGAGTAATGTCATTGATATCCAGGCCTCGAGCAGCCACATCAGTAGCTACCAGAATTTGAACTCGATTGTCTTTGAAAAGATTGAGAGCACGCTGGCGTTTGGCGTGATTTTTGTTTCCATGGATCGATTCGGCCTTGAAACCTCTTTTGATCAAAGTTTCAGAAAGTTTTTCCACGCCGTGTTTGGTGCGTCCGAAAATCAGAACTTTGCTCAATTCTTTTTGATTAAGCAGTTCATGAAGAACATCGAGCTTGTTTTTGCTATTTCCAACTCTCACAACGTCCTGCTCGACATTTTTGGCTGTGTCTCTGGTTTTAACAGAAATTCTGACCGGATCTTTCAAAAATTCTCTGATGATAACATCAACTTCCGGAGAAAGAGTAGCAGAGAAGAAAAGCGTCTGCCTATCTTTTGGCATTCCGGCCATAACAAAACGCATATCGCCGATAAATCCCATATCCAGCATTCGATCAGCTTCGTCCAAAACAACGGTGTTCATCAAGGCCAGCTGTATTTTTTTTCTTTCGATCAAGTCTTTCAGTCTTCCTGGAGTTCCAATGATAAAGTTATTGTGATAACGAAGTTCGGAAATTT
The DNA window shown above is from Parcubacteria group bacterium and carries:
- the rplJ gene encoding 50S ribosomal protein L10; this translates as MQTKKQKKQIVEEIVSKVKEAKAVVFSDFKGVKVKDLTLLKKELRKEGVDFKVSKKTLINIAFKEAGIEVDTKKMEGQVAVSISTKDEVSAAKIIEKFAKTNQNLKILGGILENKLMSIEQVKALAKLPNKEEMLGMLVGTIKAPISGFVNVCAGNLRGLVQVLKGISESKN
- the rplL gene encoding 50S ribosomal protein L7/L12, with product MGDEKKEVIIPEKFKSIVSEIEKMSVLDLSELVKVLEDKFGVSAAAPMMMGGAMPGAVAEAVEEKTEFDVEITAAGAQKINAIKAVREITGLGLKEAKDLVDGAPKVIKEKVTKAQAEEFKKKLEDAGATVVLK
- a CDS encoding DEAD/DEAH box helicase, with translation MNKAVITEEVEVFKPEHQFQDFAIDARLKKTILSKGYGDPTPIQDRSISHILKGSDLVGIANTGTGKTAAFLIPLINKAIQNPKDCVLIIVPTRELAIQIDQEFREFSKGMKLYSVCCVGGVSIGPQISELRYHNNFIIGTPGRLKDLIERKKIQLALMNTVVLDEADRMLDMGFIGDMRFVMAGMPKDRQTLFFSATLSPEVDVIIREFLKDPVRISVKTRDTAKNVEQDVVRVGNSKNKLDVLHELLNQKELSKVLIFGRTKHGVEKLSETLIKRGFKAESIHGNKNHAKRQRALNLFKDNRVQILVATDVAARGLDINDITHVINYDAPETYDDYVHRIGRTGRGDKMGKALTFIE